One Sulfolobus sp. S-194 DNA segment encodes these proteins:
- a CDS encoding molybdopterin dinucleotide binding domain-containing protein has translation MSSSSSSVQYTPVSNNKVPLPPVTAERYHVTCRFCNVGCGYDVFVFPVGQEGGPAAGQNAIVYNMIDKVFNRNLQNYQADYTSVLPALSANSGTPWIGEGMVSKTIRYNPNTQTWEEVYILEVPSSECPVNEGNYSTRGGRNAQRIWSPFNDVASGFRVYETRIKTPLIRWNGTLQAVGWSYVIEAIAQILYYYLTNETTDYPVGPAATEVMAIRADHGGGEGGGVFSNLMPGLFLHMGLATPFVRFHYQVAFSLTEDALMEATNGKGTDTSSMLDISITDVMVMWGINEYVTSTVNLIQHIFDNLRGATQSRKQQWFEPGEPTPPGMAIVVEARPSETAHAVAAAVGCTVEEAINGTCNVGKSQEGLPQVLVVQVNPGTDTELINAVAAYIYYTYGNTTVQNFINMYQQAQKNSNNAFTFNNTNYQYYLQYLQSKSLSDWLSEAEQITGVPQNIIQMMGDMLAKPKVGSNGQNYYKRVVIEFEKGVIWSGNYTPIYSLANLAIIIGALSGRPGCGISTGFGHQRGAAFPLPPPPPWYTQIGLSLNQGRMLWIQMSQYVPQQLQKQGMTINGSNIAEFIKNFYSQYTSSLVPQIYQYNPVIDYLIYSGYGKVLWVFTAVPYKLTMAGGKLSQTINHRSKLLQECVENTLSSGVPSGSTSSIISSSPYYNTSAVSSTIPQFPDPDTYAQAVISCLSGSNKQPGALFIVGNDIILNQNGLLETAAHIILPSAANHGETYEIRWNGHDRRLRLIEPFHSPPGMAMPDVWIYAMIAYRLYQLLQQNGMGSSPQAQRIYQAFNQIWTSLKNNMMQNSQPLSLIPEFSEFYYDYNWFNIYSDIWDYYVANGPTNFSSWPYGYLVPHWFVGWSQMSLSDLKATRTIGVQLPILGKTTNPDGSFTLWGLVNYAEPGIQGAINGQFRAEAVTVNPNQSVTVGNTQLPLITREIKYININDLQSMFGYDYNTLMQYVIDGLNPFPMPYVGVFGYAAQLQQKYKYWVNNGRWNIIFQSGWTDFQVSEIYRRVPFPIIAVSQQDAMNEGWNNGDLLMVYNDWGSITGVAWISNTVAPGQVFIAMAYPTSPGANQLTSPTVDPVTDNQMVKWAWANIVKIGTLPQDLVQQITFAPVQFNVPSSSSSS, from the coding sequence ATGAGTAGTTCTTCTTCATCTGTTCAGTATACTCCAGTTTCAAATAATAAGGTACCTTTACCGCCAGTAACTGCAGAAAGGTATCATGTGACGTGTAGATTCTGCAATGTCGGTTGCGGATATGATGTTTTTGTATTCCCAGTAGGACAAGAAGGTGGACCTGCAGCTGGCCAGAACGCTATAGTATATAATATGATAGATAAAGTATTTAATAGAAACTTACAAAACTATCAAGCTGATTATACTAGTGTTTTACCCGCACTTTCGGCAAATTCTGGTACTCCATGGATAGGAGAAGGAATGGTAAGTAAAACTATAAGATATAATCCAAATACCCAAACATGGGAAGAGGTTTATATATTAGAAGTACCAAGCTCGGAGTGCCCAGTAAATGAAGGAAATTATTCTACTAGAGGAGGAAGAAATGCACAGAGAATATGGAGTCCATTTAATGATGTAGCATCTGGTTTTAGAGTTTATGAAACCAGAATAAAGACTCCTTTAATAAGATGGAATGGGACTTTACAAGCTGTAGGATGGAGTTATGTGATTGAAGCAATTGCCCAAATCCTTTACTATTATTTAACTAATGAGACTACAGACTACCCAGTAGGACCAGCCGCTACTGAAGTAATGGCTATAAGAGCTGACCATGGTGGAGGAGAAGGGGGAGGAGTGTTTAGTAATCTAATGCCTGGATTATTCTTGCATATGGGTTTAGCTACACCATTTGTTAGATTCCACTATCAAGTAGCTTTTTCACTAACAGAAGATGCATTAATGGAAGCTACTAATGGTAAAGGAACAGATACCTCGAGCATGTTAGACATCAGCATTACCGATGTAATGGTAATGTGGGGTATAAACGAATATGTAACTTCTACCGTTAACTTAATTCAACATATATTTGATAACTTAAGAGGAGCTACACAAAGCAGAAAGCAGCAATGGTTTGAACCAGGTGAACCAACACCACCTGGAATGGCAATAGTAGTAGAAGCGAGACCTTCTGAAACTGCTCATGCTGTTGCAGCTGCTGTTGGATGCACAGTTGAAGAGGCTATAAATGGAACTTGTAATGTTGGTAAATCCCAAGAAGGATTACCACAAGTGTTAGTAGTGCAAGTTAACCCTGGTACTGATACTGAATTGATAAATGCTGTTGCCGCATACATTTATTACACTTATGGAAATACAACAGTTCAGAACTTTATAAATATGTATCAACAAGCTCAAAAGAATAGTAATAATGCCTTTACTTTTAACAACACTAATTATCAATATTACTTACAATACTTGCAATCTAAGAGTCTAAGTGATTGGTTATCAGAGGCTGAACAAATTACTGGGGTTCCTCAGAATATAATCCAAATGATGGGTGATATGTTAGCTAAGCCTAAAGTTGGGAGTAACGGACAAAACTACTATAAGAGGGTTGTAATAGAGTTTGAGAAAGGAGTAATATGGTCTGGAAACTATACTCCAATCTATTCATTAGCTAACTTGGCTATAATTATTGGAGCTTTATCTGGTAGACCAGGTTGTGGAATATCGACTGGATTTGGGCATCAAAGAGGTGCAGCTTTTCCATTACCTCCACCACCTCCATGGTATACTCAAATTGGTTTATCATTAAATCAAGGTAGAATGCTATGGATACAAATGAGTCAGTATGTTCCGCAACAATTACAAAAACAAGGTATGACAATTAATGGATCAAACATAGCAGAATTCATAAAGAATTTCTACTCTCAATATACTAGTAGTTTAGTACCGCAGATTTATCAGTATAATCCAGTCATTGACTATCTAATCTACAGTGGATATGGTAAAGTATTATGGGTATTCACAGCTGTTCCATATAAGTTAACAATGGCTGGAGGAAAATTATCACAAACAATAAATCATAGATCTAAACTATTACAAGAATGTGTTGAGAACACATTATCATCCGGAGTACCTAGTGGTTCGACTTCATCAATTATATCTTCCTCACCGTATTATAATACTAGTGCTGTAAGTTCGACTATTCCGCAATTCCCAGACCCAGACACATATGCACAAGCAGTAATATCATGCTTGAGTGGTAGTAATAAACAACCCGGTGCATTATTCATTGTAGGTAACGATATTATACTGAACCAAAATGGATTATTAGAAACTGCGGCCCATATAATATTACCTTCTGCAGCAAATCACGGGGAGACTTATGAGATTAGATGGAACGGACATGATAGAAGATTAAGATTGATTGAACCTTTCCATTCACCTCCTGGAATGGCAATGCCAGATGTGTGGATATATGCTATGATTGCATATAGGTTATATCAATTACTCCAGCAAAACGGAATGGGCAGTTCACCACAAGCACAGAGAATATACCAAGCATTCAATCAAATATGGACTTCATTAAAGAATAATATGATGCAGAATTCTCAGCCATTATCATTGATTCCAGAGTTCTCTGAATTCTATTATGACTATAACTGGTTTAACATTTATAGTGATATATGGGATTATTATGTAGCTAATGGACCAACAAACTTCTCCTCATGGCCTTATGGCTATCTTGTACCGCATTGGTTTGTAGGCTGGTCCCAAATGTCCCTTAGTGATTTGAAAGCAACTAGAACTATTGGAGTACAGTTACCGATTTTAGGAAAGACAACTAATCCAGATGGAAGCTTTACCTTGTGGGGATTGGTCAACTACGCTGAACCAGGTATACAAGGAGCAATAAATGGACAATTTAGAGCTGAAGCTGTCACTGTCAATCCAAATCAATCAGTAACTGTAGGAAATACGCAACTTCCTTTGATTACTAGAGAGATTAAATATATTAACATTAATGACTTACAATCAATGTTTGGTTATGATTACAATACACTAATGCAATATGTCATAGACGGTCTTAATCCATTCCCAATGCCATATGTAGGAGTATTTGGATATGCCGCACAATTACAGCAAAAATATAAGTACTGGGTCAACAACGGAAGATGGAATATAATCTTCCAATCTGGATGGACAGATTTCCAAGTAAGCGAAATATATAGGAGGGTACCATTTCCAATAATTGCCGTAAGCCAGCAAGATGCTATGAACGAGGGGTGGAATAATGGTGATTTGCTGATGGTATATAATGATTGGGGATCAATTACTGGTGTTGCGTGGATATCTAATACTGTAGCTCCAGGACAAGTATTTATAGCGATGGCATATCCAACAAGTCCTGGTGCTAATCAGTTAACTTCACCTACAGTAGACCCAGTTACAGACAATCAAATGGTTAAATGGGCTTGGGCAAATATTGTAAAAATAGGAACTTTACCACAAGATCTAGTACAGCAGATTACTTTTGCACCAGTACAGTTTAATGTACCCTCATCATCGTCGTCAAGCTAA
- a CDS encoding arsenate reductase (azurin) small subunit: protein MAEGKKKDNVDPNRRAVIIGGAAAVAGLAAGIVIGGYGFPRTTKVVQPQVTVEKEVSTITQVSTTTTPVPTTVAQQVGYVKQKVANISQLTSPGQYVTTMYMGYLVYIIKTGIPSENGVGPNNDIVGFSASCAHMGYILVYDPSNNCLLCPQHFSQYDITRGGMQVVGHPNQFLPQLILEYDESTGDIYALGFNRLVYGTYNTALQGLAQMSGGGNS, encoded by the coding sequence ATGGCAGAAGGAAAGAAGAAAGATAACGTGGACCCTAATAGGCGTGCAGTTATAATTGGTGGAGCAGCTGCTGTTGCTGGTCTTGCTGCTGGTATAGTTATTGGTGGATACGGGTTTCCAAGGACAACTAAAGTTGTCCAACCTCAAGTAACAGTAGAAAAGGAAGTTAGTACTATAACTCAAGTAAGCACTACAACTACCCCGGTACCTACTACAGTAGCTCAGCAAGTAGGATATGTTAAACAAAAAGTTGCTAACATATCACAGCTTACTTCACCTGGGCAATACGTTACTACTATGTATATGGGGTATTTAGTTTACATTATAAAGACTGGAATACCATCAGAAAATGGAGTTGGCCCAAACAACGATATTGTAGGCTTTTCAGCCTCATGCGCACACATGGGATATATTTTAGTTTATGATCCTTCAAATAACTGCTTATTATGTCCACAACATTTTAGCCAATATGATATTACTAGAGGTGGAATGCAGGTTGTGGGTCATCCAAATCAGTTTTTACCACAACTAATTTTGGAATATGATGAGTCTACTGGAGATATTTATGCCTTAGGTTTTAATAGGCTCGTGTATGGTACATATAATACGGCTTTACAAGGTCTAGCTCAAATGTCTGGGGGTGGTAATTCATGA
- a CDS encoding sulfocyanin, with amino-acid sequence MASNTPIVIAIVIAIILVGVAAYYIATRSSTTVTTTLPPTTVSTITTSLTSTTSISTSTTTTTTTSTTTTSTSSLPPGAIALPYDASNHTVFLYLAALSTGNTFNFNGTSFGKLHVYIPAGWTVIVYFTNEQSGLPHNLLIVQNDTATPNSSDVGNDGKILLYVGTTPSSYTANGLISGQSASGSITLQPGYYWFCCGIAGHAVAGMWGVIIVSSSITIPYATT; translated from the coding sequence ATGGCGTCAAATACACCTATAGTAATAGCTATAGTAATAGCTATAATTCTAGTGGGGGTAGCCGCATATTATATTGCTACACGATCTTCAACTACAGTGACTACAACTCTCCCACCAACAACAGTATCTACAATAACTACAAGTTTAACTTCTACAACTAGCATTTCTACTTCTACTACCACTACCACTACAACATCAACTACAACAACATCAACTTCATCATTACCTCCTGGTGCTATTGCCTTACCTTATGACGCTAGCAATCATACTGTATTCTTATATTTAGCTGCATTATCTACTGGTAACACTTTCAATTTTAATGGAACTTCTTTTGGAAAACTACACGTATACATACCAGCTGGTTGGACTGTAATTGTGTATTTCACCAATGAACAAAGTGGTCTACCACATAACCTTTTGATAGTACAAAATGACACAGCAACACCAAATAGCTCAGATGTAGGAAATGATGGAAAAATATTATTATACGTAGGAACAACACCAAGCTCCTACACCGCAAATGGATTAATAAGCGGACAGTCAGCTAGTGGATCAATAACACTACAACCAGGATACTATTGGTTCTGCTGTGGAATAGCAGGACATGCAGTAGCGGGAATGTGGGGAGTAATAATAGTATCATCCTCAATAACAATACCATATGCAACAACATAA
- a CDS encoding sulfocyanin: protein MRIEIAMNKLGVALLIIIFAGTAIMAGFIAYNFAMVTYPLPKSHAAIILTSTTSISTSTTTTTTTSTTTTSTSSLPPGAIALPYDASNHTVFLYLAALSTGNTFNFNGTSFGKLHVYIPAGWTVIVYFTNEQSGLPHNLLIVQNDTATPNSSDVGNDGKILLYVGTTPSSYTANGLISGQSASGSITLQPGYYWFCCGIAGHAVAGMWGVIIVSSSITIPYATT, encoded by the coding sequence TTGAGAATTGAGATAGCTATGAATAAGCTAGGAGTAGCATTGCTAATTATAATTTTCGCTGGCACAGCAATCATGGCAGGATTTATTGCATACAATTTCGCTATGGTAACTTACCCATTACCTAAGTCACATGCAGCAATAATACTAACTTCTACAACTAGCATTTCTACTTCTACTACCACTACCACTACAACATCAACTACAACAACATCAACTTCATCATTACCTCCTGGTGCTATTGCCTTACCTTATGACGCTAGCAATCATACTGTATTCTTATATTTAGCTGCATTATCTACTGGTAACACTTTCAATTTTAATGGAACTTCTTTTGGAAAACTACACGTATACATACCAGCTGGTTGGACTGTAATTGTGTATTTCACCAATGAACAAAGTGGTCTACCACATAACCTTTTGATAGTACAAAATGACACAGCAACACCAAATAGCTCAGATGTAGGAAATGATGGAAAAATATTATTATACGTAGGAACAACACCAAGCTCCTACACCGCAAATGGATTAATAAGCGGACAGTCAGCTAGTGGATCAATAACACTACAACCAGGATACTATTGGTTCTGCTGTGGAATAGCAGGACATGCAGTAGCGGGAATGTGGGGAGTAATAATAGTATCATCCTCAATAACAATACCATATGCAACAACATAA
- a CDS encoding LPXTG cell wall anchor domain-containing protein translates to MLFVMASTVAPPSSIPFEDAFGFLLAGLAIIAGIVFYLLIRKKIVNIF, encoded by the coding sequence ATGTTATTCGTAATGGCTTCAACTGTTGCACCTCCATCTAGTATTCCTTTCGAAGATGCGTTTGGTTTTCTACTTGCTGGTCTAGCTATAATTGCCGGTATAGTCTTTTATTTATTGATAAGGAAAAAGATAGTAAATATTTTTTGA
- the soxA gene encoding proton pump complex quinol oxidase subunit SoxA, which produces MSEHKRDWEKIWFIVMLVLVAAFTGYSYFSVITGSAATYRYGLPLGSGVPKPLPNGTIVIYMLGVQWAWEPINATEIVYLPNGTMENISVTSSVITYVNGIATIKVDPGQPILLVLFSNNVMHAFYLRLPHGPQNWNIVPGVNSYAFFYAPMTPGNYTFHCAEYCGIGHSYMYGYLWVM; this is translated from the coding sequence ATGAGTGAACATAAAAGAGATTGGGAGAAGATTTGGTTTATAGTAATGTTAGTATTGGTTGCTGCTTTTACTGGTTATAGCTATTTTAGCGTTATAACTGGTTCTGCTGCAACTTATAGATATGGTTTACCATTAGGGAGTGGTGTTCCTAAACCATTGCCTAACGGGACCATAGTAATTTATATGTTAGGTGTACAATGGGCCTGGGAGCCTATTAATGCTACCGAAATAGTCTATTTGCCTAACGGGACCATGGAGAATATTAGTGTAACTTCTTCAGTAATTACTTATGTTAACGGTATTGCAACTATTAAGGTCGATCCTGGACAGCCAATATTATTAGTTCTCTTTAGTAATAATGTGATGCACGCTTTCTATCTTAGGCTACCTCATGGTCCACAGAATTGGAATATTGTACCCGGTGTTAACAGTTATGCTTTCTTTTATGCCCCAATGACTCCTGGTAATTATACTTTCCATTGTGCGGAATATTGTGGCATTGGTCATTCTTACATGTATGGCTATTTATGGGTGATGTAA
- the soxB gene encoding proton pump complex quinol oxidase subunit SoxB: MVKLYPKTSLGMGLVYISGGIAWLIVMGIAALWFRTILLNPHTNPTVGYAISPLYYFLVTLHGMSAMYIIVEDLSLGIFAYALHKSGMSVVHFRTLAILFWVLNLAPIITFAGGPITGWYMYPPLALQTQSWLNYHSSALIGMAYFFLFLNSLAAILASLVMFVDAIKTRPKEAKIPIFAAYAMMFAGALIFLTEPALAAGELWYTLYFWANVPVNPLTWVVLFWFFGHPVVYYVPFTVFGGLYALIPQYARRPLYSERWARWNIILLFTFSMLAWVHHLQTFPLPVYIRAFITPTTLILAAGSGLTVLNLALTIFYSPTGYNYKDPVGFAALIAYIGFILAGLQALILPLNITNVIVHNTYYVVGHFHLMIWTIILVGSIAIVLDMLRNQMGAKLDFSSLGRGFLFAGLSMWTVGAFLTGYTMSYAGYLGLIRRWDAYPVKFLPFMDIMSYGAMIMGLSFVFIALPIVLTMIRVGIPIFWTPTSGVITSPGITMNTQPPSSGTPSITKEVSANADNNNVTKLK, encoded by the coding sequence ATGGTGAAGCTATATCCTAAAACAAGTTTAGGTATGGGACTAGTATATATTTCTGGGGGAATAGCGTGGCTTATTGTAATGGGAATAGCTGCTTTATGGTTCCGAACAATTTTACTAAATCCGCATACTAACCCTACTGTTGGCTACGCTATTTCTCCGCTTTACTACTTTCTAGTTACTCTTCACGGAATGTCTGCGATGTATATAATTGTTGAAGACCTCTCTTTAGGAATATTTGCTTATGCGCTACATAAGAGTGGAATGTCTGTAGTTCATTTCAGAACACTTGCTATCTTGTTCTGGGTTTTAAATCTAGCCCCTATAATAACTTTTGCTGGGGGTCCAATAACTGGTTGGTATATGTATCCTCCTTTAGCCTTGCAGACTCAATCATGGCTTAACTATCATTCAAGTGCATTAATAGGGATGGCATATTTCTTCCTATTTTTAAATTCATTAGCTGCCATATTAGCCTCATTGGTAATGTTTGTTGATGCTATAAAGACAAGACCAAAGGAAGCCAAAATACCAATTTTTGCTGCTTATGCTATGATGTTTGCTGGTGCATTAATCTTCTTAACAGAACCAGCATTAGCTGCGGGAGAATTATGGTACACATTATATTTCTGGGCTAATGTTCCAGTTAATCCATTAACGTGGGTAGTTTTATTCTGGTTCTTTGGTCATCCGGTAGTTTATTATGTACCATTTACAGTATTTGGAGGTTTGTACGCATTAATTCCACAGTATGCTAGAAGACCTTTATATAGTGAAAGATGGGCTAGATGGAATATAATTCTATTGTTTACTTTTAGTATGTTAGCTTGGGTTCATCACTTGCAAACGTTTCCATTACCAGTGTATATAAGAGCATTTATTACACCAACTACGCTGATTCTAGCTGCTGGATCCGGATTAACCGTACTTAATTTAGCTTTGACGATATTTTACAGTCCTACTGGATATAACTATAAGGATCCAGTAGGTTTTGCGGCCCTAATAGCATATATAGGTTTTATACTAGCGGGGCTACAAGCGTTGATTCTTCCACTAAACATAACTAATGTGATTGTTCACAATACTTATTATGTAGTTGGGCATTTCCATTTAATGATTTGGACAATAATTCTAGTTGGAAGCATAGCAATAGTTCTTGATATGCTAAGGAATCAGATGGGTGCTAAATTAGACTTCTCTTCGTTAGGTAGAGGGTTCTTGTTTGCAGGATTATCTATGTGGACTGTTGGTGCATTTTTGACTGGCTATACAATGAGTTATGCTGGCTATTTAGGTTTAATAAGGAGATGGGATGCATATCCAGTTAAATTCTTACCATTTATGGATATTATGAGTTATGGTGCTATGATTATGGGATTGAGTTTTGTGTTTATTGCACTACCAATTGTGTTAACAATGATTAGAGTGGGAATTCCAATATTCTGGACTCCTACTAGTGGTGTTATAACTTCTCCAGGCATAACAATGAATACACAACCACCTAGTTCTGGAACTCCTTCAATTACTAAAGAAGTAAGTGCAAATGCTGATAATAATAATGTAACAAAGTTAAAATAA
- a CDS encoding DUF1404 domain-containing protein, with the protein MIKYTGMRNWKDLILPAVFVLAFVNPYVELLQYYNPLVYMLDHYALYASGVLVGYKFFKGSIISFILGIIPAGFWHIPLFFALGAAFPLYRGLSEVTLFLGGILAGSYIPKMSLTFKIGTLGIYMFADSLLSIFFVLGYPQYSNVDFKFLSWGSGILPFVGVEMFIVMNIVLVYSLYKLLKNISLF; encoded by the coding sequence ATGATAAAGTATACTGGTATGAGAAACTGGAAAGACTTGATACTTCCTGCAGTATTTGTTTTGGCTTTTGTTAACCCATATGTTGAGCTTTTACAATATTACAATCCATTAGTTTATATGTTAGATCATTATGCATTATATGCTTCTGGTGTACTAGTGGGTTATAAATTCTTTAAAGGTTCTATAATATCATTTATTCTCGGTATTATTCCAGCTGGATTCTGGCATATTCCATTATTTTTCGCGTTAGGAGCAGCTTTTCCATTATATAGGGGTTTATCAGAAGTAACACTATTTTTAGGCGGTATTCTTGCGGGTTCTTATATTCCTAAAATGTCATTGACATTTAAGATAGGTACACTAGGAATCTATATGTTTGCAGATTCTTTACTTAGTATATTCTTTGTTTTAGGTTATCCTCAGTATTCTAATGTGGACTTTAAGTTCTTATCATGGGGTAGTGGTATACTTCCATTTGTAGGTGTTGAGATGTTTATTGTTATGAATATTGTACTGGTTTATTCGCTTTATAAACTATTAAAAAATATTTCCCTTTTTTAA
- a CDS encoding MFS transporter, with amino-acid sequence MSDNTFKFLLISRVSRSISLIYVSLSIPLYLSLLGLSPITIGLIVFGVVGFYASLSLGLGMLGDRIGYKKSLIIGDVLPLIGTALLVIVTNVKLIIPLLIITGIGGGASGGLRGMWSPGISALIASNWRDEKERVKRLGLISSAASAASIIGSLLISIKQFLPFSSSEDYRFIFGISSLLLFVSVISLLFVEEVQRPKKTTKIMKKSSFNYILRVIASNTVTGAGIGLAIPLLPLWFKIAYHANDFEIGLVFTLSYALTSIGSFLATRIKFDTLKIASITRVLNGVLLIGIAFSPWFYLASALYALRGLNAGIGAPNRTAINVRGISEEDYGTATSLQGISTRIAQLSSGLSGYLLEAWIPLPELTGGILQAVGGYIYYKLLKEKRKTTSS; translated from the coding sequence ATGAGTGATAATACTTTTAAATTCCTTTTAATTTCTAGAGTCTCGAGGAGCATTAGTTTAATTTACGTAAGTTTATCAATACCGCTATATCTCTCACTTTTAGGTTTATCTCCAATAACGATTGGGCTAATAGTTTTTGGTGTTGTAGGATTTTATGCATCATTATCTCTTGGGCTCGGAATGCTTGGCGATAGAATAGGTTATAAAAAAAGCCTAATAATTGGTGATGTTCTTCCCCTTATTGGAACCGCATTATTAGTTATCGTAACTAACGTTAAGCTAATCATACCTCTACTGATTATTACTGGAATAGGTGGAGGAGCTTCTGGAGGATTAAGAGGAATGTGGAGTCCAGGAATCTCGGCACTAATTGCCTCTAATTGGAGGGATGAGAAAGAAAGGGTAAAAAGATTAGGACTAATTAGTTCTGCCGCCTCTGCTGCAAGTATTATAGGAAGTCTTTTAATATCTATAAAACAATTCTTACCTTTTTCGTCCTCAGAGGACTATAGATTTATATTCGGTATTTCTTCTTTGCTCTTATTTGTATCTGTTATTTCATTACTTTTCGTAGAAGAAGTTCAAAGACCGAAAAAGACTACTAAGATAATGAAAAAATCTAGCTTTAATTATATTCTAAGGGTAATAGCGTCCAACACAGTAACTGGTGCTGGGATAGGACTAGCAATACCACTTCTACCCTTATGGTTCAAAATAGCTTATCATGCAAATGATTTTGAAATAGGCTTAGTCTTCACACTCTCTTATGCATTAACTTCTATAGGTTCATTTTTAGCGACTAGGATAAAGTTTGATACACTCAAGATTGCGTCTATAACTAGAGTTTTAAACGGAGTACTTTTAATTGGAATTGCGTTCTCGCCATGGTTTTACTTAGCTTCAGCACTTTATGCATTAAGGGGATTAAATGCTGGAATTGGTGCACCAAATAGGACAGCAATAAATGTTAGAGGCATATCAGAAGAGGATTACGGAACAGCCACAAGCCTTCAAGGAATATCAACTAGAATAGCACAATTAAGTAGTGGATTAAGTGGCTATCTATTAGAAGCCTGGATACCATTACCAGAATTAACTGGTGGCATATTGCAAGCAGTAGGGGGGTATATTTATTATAAGTTACTAAAGGAAAAGCGGAAAACCACAAGCAGTTAA